A stretch of Chelmon rostratus isolate fCheRos1 chromosome 18, fCheRos1.pri, whole genome shotgun sequence DNA encodes these proteins:
- the si:dkey-119m7.4 gene encoding organic cation transporter protein, with protein sequence MNFDEILCLTGGFGKFQKILYVWICVPQIFLAFHMLVSVFTGAVPPHSCRSTWPSEGTEASLNFSLSRLSSPDDLLSCTTPLNHSGTVALSDGHPTGSCQGGWEYSTETFQSTIVTEWDLVCDRANLNNMGSAFYMFGLLVGAVVFGSLADKYGRRIIILIGLTIQAVFGVGAAFAPNFYIYTALRFMVGTSISGVIMNAFVLGTEWTGTKQRMLAGIITDYFFGVGYILLAGVAYLIRDWRKLQLAISAPGFLFIFYIWVLPKSARWLMANDRKEEAWELIRKAAQMNGKPLTKDLEMCQVYKTEEKTEVKKKHSLIDLVRTPKMRRQSLIVFYLWFANVLVYYGLSLNISDFGMNIYLTQMIFGLVEMPARTITLFTLNRSRKISQLAFLAVGGTACLLTIFIPSDMSVIKTVLAIIGKFGITASLSIIYVYSAEVFPTVIRQNGIGIGSMCARIGGVLAPMMYLLRSISPQTPMVVCGLCPLLGSALTLLLPETASKPLPDTIEDVEGSNHSEEAGRVIEAPLRKTDVVCSTRTD encoded by the exons ATGAATTTTGATGAAATTCTCTGTCTTACTGGGGGCTTTGGGAAGTTCCAGAAGATCTTGTATGTATGGATCTGTGTACCTCAGATCTTTCTGGCATTTCACATGCTGGTCTCTGTCTTCACTGGGGCTGTTCCTCCACATTCATGCCGCTCCACGTGGCCCTCAGAGGGCACTGAGGCCTCTTTGAATTTCAGCCTCAGCCGTCTGTCCAGCCCTGATGACCTACTGTCCTGCACCACCCCCTTGAACCACAGCGGTACTGTAGCTCTTAGTGATGGACACCCTACGGGGAGCTGCCAGGGGGGCTGGGAGTACAGCACAGAGACCTTCCAAAGCACCATAGTAACTGAG TGGGACCTGGTTTGTGATCGTGCCAACCTGAACAACATGGGCTCTGCCTTCTACATGTTTGGCCTCCTAGTTGGAGCTGTTGTGTTTGGGAGCTTAGCTGATAA GTACGGTCGGAGAATCATCATCCTCATCGGCCTGACAATCCAGGCAGTGTTTGGGGTTGGTGCTGCTTTCGCCCCTAATTTCTACATCTACACCGCTCTTCGCTTTATGGTTGGAACATCCATCTCTGGTGTCATCATGAATGCCTTTGTCCTCG GCACAGAATGGACGGGAACGAAGCAGCGGATGTTGGCTGGTATAATCACCGACTACTTCTTTGGCGTTGGCTACATTCTGCTGGCTGGAGTGGCGTACCTCATAAGAGACTGGCGCAAACTGCAGCTGGCTATATCAGCACCTggtttcctcttcatcttctacATCTG GGTGTTGCCAAAGTCCGCTCGCTGGTTAATGGCCAatgacaggaaagaggaggcATGGGAACTGATCCGGAAAGCAGCGCAGATGAATGGGAAGCCCCTCACCAAAGACTTGGAGATGTGTCAG GTCTACaaaactgaagagaaaacagaggtgaagaaaaaacactcactgataGACCTTGTTCGAACCCCAAAAATGAGGAGGCAGTCTCTGATTGTTTTTTATCTCTG GTTTGCCAACGTGCTCGTGTACTACGGCCTGTCTCTCAACATTTCTGACTTTGGAATGAACATCTATCTGACCCAGATGATCTTTGGTCTGGTGGAGATGCCTGCACGCACCATCACCCTGTTCACCCTCAACCGCTCCCGTAAGATCTCCCAGCTGGCTTTCCTGGCTGTGGGTGGCACAGCCTGCCTGCTGACCATCTTCATCCCCAGCG ACATGTCTGTCATTAAAACTGTGCTGGCCATAATCGGGAAGTTCGGGATCACGGCCTCTCTGTCCATTATTTACGTCTACTCGGCTGAGGTGTTCCCCACTGTTATCAG ACAAAACGGGATCGGTATAGGCTCCATGTGTGCTCGGATTGGAGGGGTCCTGGCTCCCATGATGTACCTCCTGAGAAGCATCAGTCCACAAACTCCCATGGTTGTGTGTGGCCTGTGCCCTCTGCTGGGCTCCGCCCTCACCCTGCTGCTACCTGAGACAGCCAGCAAGCCCCTGCCTGACACCATTGAAGATGTGGAGGGATCCAACCACAG TGAGGAGGCCGGCCGTGTCATCGAGGCTCctctgaggaaaacagatgTCGTCTGCAGCACCAGGACAGACTGA